The Lolium rigidum isolate FL_2022 chromosome 2, APGP_CSIRO_Lrig_0.1, whole genome shotgun sequence genomic interval GCTGAGAGGCTACTGATTCTGCCAAATTGTCGCTGTTCTGTTGATttgagggaagtggatgtacagcaCAATGGAATTTATTAACTTGTACTGTTTGCGGCACAAATGATAATTCAGCATTACGGTTCAGAGGATGAGAATTCGTTCGGTTGCCTGTAATAGCAGATCTATGAATGGCAGTATTTTTATGCACGGGAGTTGATTCGACATCACAAACATTTTCCTCCCTGCTAGTAACACTTATCTCTTCTTGGAGCAGTAGGCAGCTACGCATTAGCCGCCTTCTCGCCGAACAGCAGGTCGGCGTACGGCAGGAAGTGGCACACGGGCGAGCCGCCGGGGTGGGTGCGCAGGATCTTGAATGCCGGGTGAGCTGGGTTCCAGTTGGAGGTGTCGAAATGGCACAGCGCCGCCATGTCCATCGTCGGGTCCCCACGGAGGCCGCCGCGGATGGAGAAGACGTACGCCTTGGACGACCGCTCCGTCATGTGGCACTGGTAAACGGCGTACGGGTAAGGCCTGCTGTGGCAGGCCACGAAGCGCGAGCCGCCGAGCGGGCTGGTCGCCTGCACCACATACGCGGCGCGTGGCAGGCCGGTGCTCGGGAGCGCCGACGCCGCTGCGGCCACCCGGCGCGTGCCCAGCATGCGCGTTGCGCTCAGCACGACGCCCTCCAGCGACGTGGCGCACGccttccgctcgccggcgagcggcggcgcggcgcactCGCGCACGGTGTCGCTCAGCTGGTCCGCCTCCTGGGAGTCCGGCGCAATGTTGAACGTGGCGAGGGCGTCCGTCAGGTTGCCGAAGGGGATCCTGTCGGCGACGTCTCGCGGGAGGAACGCAGCCGGCACGGCCGCCGGAAGGGCGACCGTCATCGTGCTCCCCACGCGCATGGCGGCCTCGCGGAAGAAGATGCCCTCCACCGCCGGTGCGGCCTCTGTGCTCGCCGGAGGCGGCTTGCCGCACTGGATGTCGTACTTGTATCCAAGGCACGCGTTGGGCAGAAACATGGCGGCAGAACGGTGCTCCGCGAGCGGCGAATGATCGGTGCCTGCGGCGCGTCCCCGTTAACAACTCGTACTACAAATCATGGTGATATGTACATGGGACATGGTGTCCGTCAGTCTTCTTCAGAACTGCACGTACCTTTCTGGACGAGGTCGGCAATGGCCTCTGGCATCGGTGA includes:
- the LOC124690132 gene encoding protein RAFTIN 1B-like encodes the protein MGPVVVLVLIAVVAGGAAVRGHPGDGTPAARFWEAALPGSPMPEAIADLVQKGTDHSPLAEHRSAAMFLPNACLGYKYDIQCGKPPPASTEAAPAVEGIFFREAAMRVGSTMTVALPAAVPAAFLPRDVADRIPFGNLTDALATFNIAPDSQEADQLSDTVRECAAPPLAGERKACATSLEGVVLSATRMLGTRRVAAAASALPSTGLPRAAYVVQATSPLGGSRFVACHSRPYPYAVYQCHMTERSSKAYVFSIRGGLRGDPTMDMAALCHFDTSNWNPAHPAFKILRTHPGGSPVCHFLPYADLLFGEKAANA